A window of Chitinophagales bacterium contains these coding sequences:
- the rplC gene encoding 50S ribosomal protein L3, translating into MKGIIGRKIGMTSIFDPGGKQTACTIIEAGPCVVTQVRTQETDGYSALQLSFGDKKEKQTLQSEKNHFAKAQTAAKKFVKEFRDFSLEKNLGEAITVDIFAEGDTVEVVGTSKGKGFQGVVKRHGFSGVGEQSHGQHDRQRAPGSIGGSSYPSRVFKGMRMAGRMGGDRVKMKGLKVIKIMPEKNYILVSGSVPGHNGSIVLIQK; encoded by the coding sequence ATGAAAGGTATAATCGGAAGAAAAATTGGGATGACAAGCATCTTCGATCCTGGTGGCAAGCAAACTGCCTGCACCATTATTGAAGCAGGCCCTTGTGTAGTGACCCAGGTCCGGACACAGGAAACAGATGGCTACAGTGCCCTCCAGCTTTCTTTTGGCGACAAAAAAGAAAAGCAAACGCTCCAATCTGAAAAGAATCATTTCGCCAAGGCTCAAACCGCAGCCAAAAAATTTGTCAAAGAATTTCGTGATTTCTCGCTCGAGAAGAACCTCGGGGAGGCCATTACTGTCGACATTTTCGCCGAAGGCGATACTGTTGAGGTGGTTGGGACTTCCAAGGGTAAAGGTTTTCAGGGTGTTGTAAAACGCCATGGATTCAGCGGGGTAGGTGAGCAATCGCACGGTCAGCACGACCGTCAGCGCGCCCCCGGTTCGATCGGTGGATCTTCTTATCCCAGCCGTGTATTCAAAGGCATGCGCATGGCCGGCCGTATGGGCGGTGATCGCGTGAAAATGAAAGGGCTGAAGGTGATCAAGATCATGCCCGAGAAAAACTACATATTGGTAAGTGGTTCCGTTCCGGGCCACAATGGTTCAATCGTTTTAATCCAGAAATAA
- the rpsS gene encoding 30S ribosomal protein S19: protein MARSIKKGPYVASHLEKKVLAMSEGKVKKGVIKTWSRRSTITPDFVGHTFAVHNGNKFIPVYVTEFMVGHKLGEFAPTRQFKGHSSKKIA from the coding sequence ATGGCTCGTTCAATTAAAAAAGGTCCTTACGTCGCCAGCCACCTCGAGAAAAAGGTGTTGGCCATGTCGGAAGGAAAGGTAAAAAAGGGTGTGATCAAAACCTGGAGCCGCCGCTCTACTATCACCCCCGATTTTGTCGGACATACATTCGCTGTGCATAACGGGAATAAATTCATCCCGGTCTATGTTACCGAATTCATGGTGGGTCACAAATTGGGCGAGTTCGCACCGACCCGGCAGTTCAAAGGACACTCAAGTAAGAAAATAGCATAA
- the rplW gene encoding 50S ribosomal protein L23, with the protein MKLSEVLIKPILTEKANAQQEKLRRYAFKVAKAANKLEIKKAVESFYGVNVVDVNTLVVPAKNKFRMTKAGYVAGKKPPYKKAFVTVAEGEEIDLYSNI; encoded by the coding sequence ATGAAACTTTCTGAAGTATTGATTAAGCCCATCCTCACCGAAAAAGCGAATGCCCAGCAGGAAAAACTGCGCCGCTACGCTTTCAAGGTCGCTAAGGCTGCCAATAAGCTGGAGATCAAGAAAGCGGTGGAAAGCTTCTACGGCGTAAACGTAGTGGATGTAAACACCCTCGTGGTACCCGCCAAGAACAAATTCCGTATGACCAAGGCTGGCTATGTAGCAGGAAAGAAACCCCCTTACAAAAAAGCATTTGTAACAGTGGCGGAAGGCGAAGAGATCGATCTGTATTCGAATATTTAA
- the rplP gene encoding 50S ribosomal protein L16, with product MLQPKRTKHRKMQKGRMKGNAKRGTMISFGSYALKALDEHWITDRQIEAARQALTRHMKREGNVWIRIFPDKPITRKPAEVRMGKGKGNLEFWAAVVQPGRILFEVDGVTEQIARESLELAAGKLPIKTKFVIRRDLVA from the coding sequence ATGTTACAACCGAAAAGAACGAAACACAGGAAGATGCAAAAGGGTCGCATGAAAGGAAATGCGAAGCGTGGCACCATGATCTCTTTTGGATCTTATGCATTGAAGGCACTGGATGAACATTGGATCACCGACCGCCAGATCGAAGCGGCCCGCCAGGCTTTGACCCGCCACATGAAACGTGAGGGTAATGTATGGATCCGCATATTTCCTGATAAACCGATCACCCGCAAACCGGCTGAAGTGAGGATGGGTAAAGGTAAAGGTAACCTGGAGTTCTGGGCTGCCGTGGTACAACCCGGTCGTATCCTGTTTGAAGTGGATGGAGTAACCGAGCAGATCGCTCGCGAATCCCTGGAACTGGCTGCCGGTAAATTGCCGATCAAAACAAAATTTGTGATACGCAGGGATCTCGTTGCGTAA
- the rpsC gene encoding 30S ribosomal protein S3 produces MGQKANPIGNRLGIIRGWESNWYADKKNFSLRLIEDNKIRTYLNARINKGGISKIVIERTLGKLIVTIHTSKPGIIIGKGGGEVDRIKEELKKLTGKDDVQINILEIRRPELDAMIVADTIARQIENRINYKRATKMSIASALRMGAEGIKVKLAGRLNGAEIARTEELKQGRVPLHTFRMDIDYANVFAQTVYGKIGIKVWICKGEVLGKRDLNPNFVAGGKSEGTERRERRDDHRGDRGDRRGGGDRRGGGGGRDRRG; encoded by the coding sequence ATGGGTCAGAAAGCAAATCCGATTGGTAACAGGTTAGGCATCATCCGCGGATGGGAATCTAACTGGTACGCTGATAAAAAGAATTTCAGCCTGCGATTGATCGAGGACAACAAGATCAGGACCTACCTGAACGCCCGTATCAACAAGGGTGGTATCTCGAAGATCGTTATTGAGCGTACGCTGGGTAAACTGATCGTGACCATCCATACTTCCAAACCCGGTATCATCATTGGTAAAGGGGGTGGAGAAGTAGATCGTATTAAAGAAGAGCTGAAGAAGCTTACCGGGAAGGATGATGTCCAGATCAATATCCTGGAGATCCGTCGTCCTGAACTCGATGCCATGATCGTAGCAGATACCATCGCTCGTCAGATCGAGAACCGTATCAACTACAAACGCGCTACCAAAATGTCCATCGCTTCTGCCCTGCGTATGGGTGCCGAAGGGATCAAGGTAAAACTGGCCGGTCGTTTGAATGGTGCTGAGATCGCCCGTACAGAAGAATTGAAACAAGGCCGTGTGCCCCTGCATACATTCCGGATGGATATTGATTATGCCAACGTTTTCGCTCAAACCGTTTACGGTAAGATCGGGATCAAGGTATGGATCTGTAAAGGTGAAGTATTGGGCAAACGTGACCTCAACCCCAATTTCGTAGCCGGTGGCAAGAGCGAAGGCACTGAAAGAAGGGAAAGAAGGGACGATCACCGCGGTGACCGTGGCGACAGAAGAGGTGGTGGTGACAGAAGAGGTGGCGGCGGTGGCCGTGACCGCAGAGGTTAA
- a CDS encoding right-handed parallel beta-helix repeat-containing protein gives MSKKIWLLLLISFAVLELPAQKKKLFQGKKITRSVKIKNGVYRLEAPGGMDASVILIEGNNITVDFREAILQGNKETQRPDAFAGIGIWIKGGKNITLRNLNAHGFKVAIRATNVEGLTLDHCDLSYNYRPYLNSTQEKEDISDWMSYHQNDKNEWLRYGAAIYLENCDKAEIRYCRVTGGQNALMMKDCDNGRIYNNDFSFNSGIGIGMYRCNDNTVAYNKINFNVRGYSHGVYNRGQDSAGILVYEQSNRNFFYKNAVTHGGDGFFLWAGQSTMDNGQGGCNDNVLSGNDFSYAPTNGVEVTFSRNKIINNRIFECDHGIWGGYSFNSIISGNKFRNNRIDVAIEHGQDNQITFNIFQESKEAIRLWSRPTQPTDWGYAKARDTRSRNYKIVFNNFLRNGIVYNIKGTQDLNIFENLYDQYNSLYAIDGTVTGLDTGFNAAMDKALSVDTTEFVPEIPDPQDPFKGGGAMAGRKNIRMTAWGPYDYRYPLVWLENPVDSSGKLQFSVLGPAGQWKLKTAKGVTGLSATEGSIPGSFTCIKEGKGKMEDIRIELEYTGPAFTDPFGRTGNSGHLFTFEKYFMPIDFEVRWYAYDPDFHDPLKSGSLFPPNARVRPVKTEKTTKLEYAWWGGIKAEGQTYEKFITVAEGKAEMEAGTYEFSITWDDAVRLYVDGKMIVDEWNPSLYKFDESPNKKVQLKLEAGMHHFQVEHVEKGGFATLNLKVLRKG, from the coding sequence ATGAGTAAAAAAATTTGGCTTCTCCTGCTGATCTCTTTTGCGGTACTTGAATTACCGGCCCAGAAAAAGAAACTCTTCCAGGGTAAAAAGATCACCCGATCGGTCAAGATCAAGAACGGGGTGTATCGCCTGGAGGCACCGGGGGGAATGGATGCCTCGGTGATCCTGATCGAAGGAAATAATATCACAGTGGATTTTCGCGAAGCCATTCTGCAAGGGAACAAAGAGACCCAACGTCCCGATGCTTTTGCCGGTATAGGTATCTGGATCAAAGGGGGAAAGAACATCACCTTGCGTAACCTGAACGCACATGGATTTAAAGTAGCGATCCGGGCCACCAATGTGGAAGGACTTACCCTGGATCATTGCGACCTTAGTTATAATTACCGGCCCTATCTCAATAGCACCCAGGAAAAAGAAGATATTTCGGATTGGATGAGTTATCACCAGAATGATAAAAATGAATGGTTGCGCTATGGGGCAGCCATTTACCTGGAGAATTGTGACAAGGCGGAGATCAGGTATTGTCGCGTGACCGGCGGACAAAACGCCCTGATGATGAAGGATTGTGACAACGGAAGGATATATAATAATGACTTTTCGTTTAATTCTGGAATTGGAATCGGGATGTACCGGTGTAATGATAATACGGTTGCTTACAACAAGATCAATTTCAATGTACGGGGTTATAGCCATGGTGTGTACAACCGGGGGCAGGACAGCGCAGGCATACTGGTATATGAACAAAGCAACCGGAATTTCTTTTACAAAAATGCCGTAACACATGGTGGGGATGGGTTTTTCCTCTGGGCGGGGCAATCCACTATGGACAATGGGCAGGGGGGGTGTAATGACAATGTGCTCTCCGGAAATGATTTCTCCTATGCGCCTACCAATGGAGTGGAGGTCACTTTCAGCCGTAATAAGATCATCAACAACCGGATATTTGAATGTGACCATGGTATCTGGGGAGGCTATAGTTTCAATTCCATTATTTCAGGAAATAAGTTCAGGAATAACCGGATCGATGTTGCCATAGAACACGGTCAGGATAACCAGATCACCTTTAATATTTTCCAGGAAAGTAAGGAAGCCATCCGGCTCTGGTCAAGGCCAACCCAACCCACCGACTGGGGCTATGCCAAAGCCAGGGATACCCGAAGCCGGAATTATAAGATCGTTTTTAATAATTTTCTCCGCAATGGGATTGTATATAATATTAAAGGGACACAGGACCTGAACATTTTTGAAAACCTCTATGATCAGTACAATTCACTGTATGCGATAGATGGAACTGTTACCGGGTTGGATACGGGGTTCAATGCGGCAATGGACAAAGCACTTTCCGTGGATACCACTGAATTTGTACCGGAGATACCCGATCCGCAGGATCCATTTAAAGGAGGGGGGGCTATGGCCGGACGTAAAAATATCCGAATGACCGCGTGGGGACCTTATGATTACCGGTATCCGCTGGTTTGGTTGGAAAATCCGGTTGATAGTTCCGGAAAGTTGCAGTTCTCGGTTTTAGGGCCGGCCGGACAATGGAAACTTAAAACGGCAAAAGGCGTCACAGGTCTAAGTGCCACCGAAGGTTCAATCCCGGGATCCTTTACCTGCATAAAAGAGGGAAAGGGTAAAATGGAAGATATCCGGATCGAATTGGAATATACAGGCCCGGCATTTACAGATCCGTTTGGCCGGACTGGGAACAGCGGTCATCTTTTCACCTTTGAAAAATATTTTATGCCCATTGATTTTGAGGTGCGTTGGTATGCTTATGATCCCGATTTTCATGACCCGTTAAAATCCGGGTCTCTCTTTCCCCCTAACGCCCGGGTTAGACCGGTAAAAACGGAAAAGACCACCAAGCTCGAATATGCCTGGTGGGGTGGGATAAAGGCTGAGGGCCAGACCTACGAAAAATTCATCACCGTAGCCGAAGGCAAAGCGGAAATGGAGGCAGGTACCTACGAATTCAGCATTACCTGGGATGATGCCGTCAGGCTTTACGTGGATGGGAAAATGATCGTGGACGAATGGAACCCTTCTTTGTATAAATTTGATGAATCCCCCAATAAAAAGGTCCAATTAAAACTCGAGGCCGGAATGCACCATTTCCAGGTGGAGCATGTGGAAAAAGGCGGGTTCGCGACATTGAATCTCAAAGTGTTACGCAAAGGCTAA
- a CDS encoding glycosyltransferase family 39 protein, whose translation MKEKNYGWLILLLAAILLIPGLGNTTLWIYDEVRNAECAREMYERSDWIVPTFNGKLRAVKPPLHYYFMFGGYSLFGVSEWGARFFSAVFGILTVIITYFFTARFSNRRQALITSLILLSSTHYLFQFRLAVPDPYLIFFNVLALFSGYAFLREGKSGWIYLCAMALGLGTLAKGPIAIALPGMGLFFWIVWQREWKKLLDLRIIWAGILCLAIAVPWYLLVHKATDGAFTRGFFIDNNINRFSSTLEGHGGIFLLIPLFIFLGMLPASVFSLEAFRKGNQLYTDSFLRFALTAFGAYLIFYSFSGTKLPNYPFPSYPFLAILLGNYFNKALDKGGMRWYPLLLLLVITIALTIGAYYGIQSESATRSEASLSTFAILLVIGAGLALYFAIKKKASLVLGSLFIFYMVFHLFFLHLLYPRLYHNNPLNQTIETVKQYDTVVGYKNFQPSYTFYLPNRIHEFDHADSLQQFIKDKRVIVITRTEHLKDLEKIPLKELARHHDIFELPTTVVLGKE comes from the coding sequence ATGAAGGAAAAAAACTATGGCTGGCTGATCTTATTACTCGCCGCTATACTTTTAATACCTGGCCTGGGTAATACCACTCTTTGGATCTATGATGAGGTGAGGAATGCCGAATGTGCCCGTGAAATGTATGAACGGAGCGATTGGATCGTCCCAACCTTTAATGGTAAACTAAGGGCGGTAAAACCACCTCTTCATTATTATTTCATGTTTGGCGGTTATTCGCTTTTTGGGGTTTCGGAATGGGGCGCCAGGTTTTTCTCAGCAGTATTTGGCATACTCACTGTAATCATCACCTATTTTTTCACAGCGCGTTTTTCCAATCGCCGGCAAGCGCTGATCACCAGTCTTATCCTGTTGTCTTCCACACATTATCTTTTTCAATTCAGATTAGCTGTTCCCGATCCTTATCTGATCTTTTTTAATGTGCTGGCTTTGTTTAGTGGCTATGCTTTTCTGCGGGAGGGAAAAAGCGGTTGGATCTATCTCTGCGCAATGGCATTGGGACTGGGTACACTCGCAAAAGGGCCTATAGCGATCGCATTACCTGGCATGGGATTGTTCTTTTGGATAGTCTGGCAAAGGGAATGGAAAAAATTACTGGATCTTCGGATCATATGGGCTGGTATCCTTTGCCTGGCCATTGCGGTGCCCTGGTATTTATTGGTGCATAAAGCCACCGATGGCGCATTTACCCGGGGATTTTTTATTGATAACAATATCAATCGCTTTTCGTCAACCCTTGAAGGACATGGAGGCATTTTCCTGCTTATTCCCCTGTTTATATTTCTGGGAATGCTGCCTGCTTCTGTCTTTAGCCTGGAAGCTTTTCGGAAAGGGAACCAATTATACACCGACTCTTTTTTACGCTTTGCTTTGACGGCTTTTGGGGCCTATCTGATATTTTATAGTTTTTCCGGGACCAAACTCCCCAATTACCCTTTCCCGAGTTATCCTTTTCTGGCGATATTGCTGGGAAATTATTTCAATAAGGCATTGGATAAAGGAGGAATGCGATGGTATCCCTTGTTATTGCTGCTGGTGATCACGATAGCCCTCACGATTGGCGCTTATTATGGCATTCAATCTGAATCGGCCACTCGGTCGGAGGCTTCGCTTTCCACATTTGCGATCCTCTTAGTGATCGGGGCCGGGCTGGCCTTGTATTTTGCCATTAAGAAAAAGGCCTCCCTGGTATTGGGAAGCCTGTTTATTTTTTATATGGTCTTTCATTTATTCTTTTTGCATCTGCTCTATCCCCGGCTTTATCACAACAATCCACTGAATCAAACCATTGAAACCGTAAAACAATATGATACGGTGGTGGGTTATAAAAACTTTCAACCTTCTTATACCTTTTACCTGCCGAATCGAATTCACGAATTTGACCATGCAGATTCCTTGCAGCAGTTCATTAAGGATAAAAGGGTAATTGTGATCACCCGTACCGAACACCTGAAGGACCTTGAAAAAATTCCCTTGAAGGAATTAGCGCGGCATCATGATATTTTTGAATTGCCAACGACGGTGGTGTTGGGGAAGGAATGA
- the rplB gene encoding 50S ribosomal protein L2 — MALKKYKPVTAGTRWRIGNAYAEVTTNKPEKSLVETKKSTGGRNSSGHLTMRYIGGGHKKKYRVIDFKRNKKEIQAEVKTIEYDPNRTCFIALVEYTDGEKRYIIAPQGLTVGMNIISGDAVAPEIGNSLQMKNMPLGTMVHNIEMQPGQGGKIARSAGSSAQLTNKEEKYAVLKMPSGELRKVLINCYATVGVVGNSDHNLQSMGKAGRNRWRGIRPRNRGVAMNPVDHPMGGGEGRASGGHPRSRTGKYAKGEKTRKPHKGSDKLILQRKNGSKLAK; from the coding sequence ATGGCACTGAAGAAATATAAACCGGTCACCGCAGGAACCCGTTGGAGAATCGGGAACGCGTATGCGGAAGTTACCACTAACAAACCCGAGAAGTCCCTGGTGGAGACAAAGAAAAGCACCGGCGGACGTAACTCATCTGGTCACCTGACCATGCGTTATATCGGTGGTGGACACAAGAAGAAATACCGTGTGATCGACTTCAAACGCAATAAGAAAGAGATCCAGGCGGAAGTAAAGACCATTGAGTACGATCCCAACCGTACCTGCTTTATCGCCCTGGTGGAATACACCGATGGCGAAAAGCGTTACATCATCGCTCCCCAGGGTTTGACCGTAGGGATGAATATCATCAGCGGTGACGCCGTAGCGCCTGAGATCGGCAACTCTCTTCAAATGAAGAATATGCCCCTCGGTACCATGGTACATAATATCGAGATGCAACCTGGTCAGGGTGGTAAGATCGCCCGCAGCGCAGGTTCCTCTGCCCAGTTGACCAACAAAGAAGAAAAATATGCCGTGTTGAAAATGCCCAGCGGCGAATTGCGCAAGGTGCTGATCAATTGCTATGCTACCGTAGGGGTGGTTGGCAACAGCGATCACAACCTGCAAAGCATGGGTAAAGCCGGTCGTAACCGTTGGAGAGGTATCCGTCCCCGCAACCGCGGTGTGGCCATGAACCCCGTCGATCACCCAATGGGTGGTGGTGAAGGTCGTGCCTCAGGTGGACACCCCAGAAGCCGTACTGGTAAATATGCGAAAGGAGAGAAGACCCGCAAGCCGCACAAAGGCAGCGATAAACTGATCCTGCAGCGGAAGAACGGAAGCAAACTGGCTAAATAA
- a CDS encoding flippase-like domain-containing protein encodes MTEIAQKKKGIPGWLKLSAKILVTALCFWYISGKINFESAKNAFLEANWWWLGLALGLLTLSKLFSSFRLNIYFRNIGLSLSEALNLRLYWLGMFYNLFLPGAISGDAYKVILLNRHYQTSYKKASAAVLLDRFSGLLALGLILALYGWVILPPSYLPYLLLAGAVGAVGVLYWVTRRFFPEFTPGFWPTFVWGLAVQGVQVICIYTIMEALGIPAAQHEWIFIFLAAAVISVLPLSLGGGLGTREFVFVEGARFFHLSEETGLVISLLFYLISVIASLPGLYYVFREPLGRRQ; translated from the coding sequence ATGACGGAAATAGCTCAAAAAAAGAAGGGAATACCGGGTTGGCTGAAACTCAGCGCCAAAATTCTGGTTACGGCTCTTTGTTTCTGGTATATTTCCGGAAAGATCAATTTTGAGTCGGCAAAAAATGCCTTCTTGGAAGCCAACTGGTGGTGGTTGGGGCTTGCCCTAGGCTTACTGACCCTATCCAAACTCTTTTCCTCCTTCCGGCTGAATATCTATTTCCGAAACATAGGACTATCCCTTTCAGAAGCATTGAATCTACGGCTTTATTGGCTGGGAATGTTCTACAACCTTTTTTTGCCCGGAGCTATAAGTGGCGATGCCTACAAAGTCATTTTGCTGAACCGTCACTATCAGACTTCCTACAAAAAAGCCTCCGCGGCGGTTTTACTTGACCGGTTCAGTGGCTTACTGGCACTTGGACTTATCCTCGCACTATATGGCTGGGTCATCCTCCCTCCCTCCTATCTTCCTTATTTATTACTGGCTGGCGCTGTGGGAGCCGTTGGAGTTCTTTACTGGGTTACCCGACGCTTTTTCCCGGAATTTACGCCCGGGTTCTGGCCCACATTTGTGTGGGGACTGGCGGTTCAGGGAGTACAGGTCATCTGTATTTACACCATTATGGAGGCGCTGGGTATCCCGGCCGCCCAACATGAATGGATATTTATATTTCTTGCCGCGGCCGTGATCTCAGTACTGCCCTTATCGCTTGGTGGTGGATTGGGCACCCGTGAATTTGTTTTTGTCGAAGGCGCAAGGTTCTTTCATCTTTCGGAAGAAACAGGGCTTGTGATCAGTCTGCTGTTTTACCTTATCAGTGTCATTGCCTCCCTGCCAGGTTTGTATTATGTTTTCCGTGAACCGTTGGGAAGGCGACAATAA
- the rpsJ gene encoding 30S ribosomal protein S10, with protein sequence MSQRIRIKLQSYDHNLVDKSAEKIVKTVRSTGAVVTGPIPLPTRKKIFTVLRSPHVNKKSREQFQLATHKRLLDIYTSSSRTVDALSKLDLPSGVEVEIKA encoded by the coding sequence ATGTCTCAGAGAATCAGAATCAAATTACAGTCCTACGACCACAATCTGGTAGATAAATCTGCCGAAAAAATCGTAAAAACTGTCCGCAGCACAGGCGCAGTAGTAACAGGACCTATTCCCCTGCCTACCCGCAAGAAAATTTTTACCGTGTTGCGTTCTCCTCACGTGAATAAGAAGAGCCGTGAGCAGTTTCAACTGGCGACGCATAAGCGCTTGTTGGATATTTACACTTCTTCTTCGCGTACGGTTGATGCGCTGAGCAAGCTCGATCTGCCCAGTGGGGTAGAGGTAGAGATCAAGGCATAA
- a CDS encoding helix-turn-helix transcriptional regulator has protein sequence MIGVKISLEGDSRVLLKLLAEGLGQQIDNDRLALPSHIGEGFCKAYNLGNGISAIISECCYKIDFTFSGHKTSQPIFVLQYDHIEHCSKHEPGMTEQESLPFEYSDMILAFTDHELEQPRNGGKKVRSLRILIQPEWMQSAIPENMDNSRLLKFLELQQSKMWRVPLGSEERIWLKEVFTHDHATAWDDFFSVIRIKLLLEKFVSRMKRELSEKNTRYFTLFEQERLRKAEQHLVNDFLEPAPTINELAKEAGMSASKFKTDFRQLFGLPVYQYFQRSRMIHARNLLQEKNMTIKEVGMQVGYTNLSHFSVAFRKEFGILPSEMREVREG, from the coding sequence ATGATTGGTGTAAAAATATCTTTAGAAGGGGATAGTCGGGTTCTGTTGAAATTGTTAGCAGAGGGGCTTGGTCAACAAATTGATAATGATAGACTTGCCTTGCCCAGTCACATTGGGGAAGGTTTTTGCAAGGCCTATAATCTGGGCAATGGCATTTCCGCCATCATTTCCGAATGTTGCTACAAGATCGATTTTACCTTTAGCGGGCATAAAACGAGTCAACCCATTTTCGTTCTTCAGTACGACCATATTGAGCATTGCAGCAAACATGAACCGGGTATGACCGAACAGGAAAGCCTTCCCTTTGAATATTCCGACATGATCCTGGCCTTTACCGATCATGAATTGGAACAACCCAGGAACGGTGGGAAAAAAGTAAGGTCATTGCGTATCCTCATTCAACCCGAATGGATGCAGTCTGCGATACCAGAAAATATGGATAATTCACGCCTGCTCAAATTCCTTGAATTGCAGCAATCCAAAATGTGGCGGGTGCCCTTGGGGTCAGAAGAAAGGATCTGGTTAAAAGAAGTATTCACACATGACCATGCTACTGCCTGGGATGATTTCTTTAGCGTGATCCGGATCAAGCTCCTGCTCGAGAAATTTGTTTCCCGGATGAAACGGGAACTTAGTGAGAAAAATACAAGATACTTTACCCTGTTTGAACAAGAACGTCTTCGCAAAGCCGAGCAACATCTTGTAAACGATTTTCTTGAACCCGCTCCAACCATCAATGAACTGGCCAAGGAGGCTGGCATGAGCGCATCTAAATTCAAGACCGATTTTCGTCAATTGTTTGGACTTCCCGTTTACCAGTATTTTCAACGAAGCCGAATGATTCATGCCCGTAACCTGCTGCAGGAAAAAAATATGACCATTAAGGAAGTGGGTATGCAGGTTGGATATACCAACCTCAGTCATTTCTCCGTAGCCTTTAGAAAGGAGTTTGGGATATTGCCCAGCGAAATGCGCGAAGTTCGTGAGGGGTGA
- the rplV gene encoding 50S ribosomal protein L22: MEAVAKLRNYPTSPRKMRLLADLIRGMQVEKALAELEHNPKHPAVPLKKLVMSAISNWKQKNEGGDESQLVVKTIFVDGARTIKRLRPAPQGRGYRVRKRSNHVTVIVDVKGAKAVKAEPVAEVTEEVVEKAAPKAKKAAPKKTATKKAATKKTK, from the coding sequence ATGGAAGCAGTAGCTAAACTCAGAAACTATCCCACTTCGCCCCGCAAAATGCGTTTGCTGGCGGATCTGATCCGTGGCATGCAGGTGGAGAAAGCGCTGGCCGAGTTGGAACATAACCCCAAACATCCCGCGGTTCCCCTGAAGAAACTGGTGATGAGCGCGATCAGCAACTGGAAACAGAAGAACGAAGGTGGAGATGAAAGCCAGTTGGTCGTTAAAACCATTTTCGTAGATGGAGCAAGAACAATTAAACGTCTTCGCCCCGCACCCCAGGGTCGTGGATACCGTGTACGGAAGCGTAGCAACCATGTTACCGTGATCGTGGATGTAAAAGGAGCCAAAGCCGTTAAAGCTGAGCCGGTAGCCGAAGTAACAGAGGAAGTGGTAGAGAAAGCGGCCCCGAAAGCAAAAAAGGCAGCCCCTAAAAAGACCGCCACCAAAAAAGCAGCGACGAAAAAAACTAAATAA
- the rplD gene encoding 50S ribosomal protein L4 has product MQVDVLNIQGKKTGRTVELPEAIFGVEPNTHVVYLAVKQYLAAQRQGTHKVKTRAEVKGASRKLHRQKGTGGSRKGNIRNPLYKGGGTIFGPKPHAYDIKLNRKVQALARVSALSAKAQENAIVVVEDIQMETPKTKNFVGILSNLKVADKKTLFIMPDYNDNLYLSMQNVPTVLGLLNRELNTYDLVNSEVLVFTESAAKLYSEATVEA; this is encoded by the coding sequence ATGCAAGTCGACGTATTAAATATACAGGGAAAGAAAACCGGCAGAACCGTTGAGTTGCCCGAAGCCATCTTTGGTGTTGAGCCCAATACCCACGTGGTTTATCTCGCGGTAAAACAATACCTCGCCGCTCAGCGTCAAGGTACCCATAAGGTAAAGACCCGTGCCGAAGTAAAAGGAGCCAGCCGTAAGCTGCACCGTCAAAAAGGTACTGGTGGAAGCCGTAAGGGTAATATCCGGAACCCTTTGTATAAGGGTGGTGGTACCATCTTCGGTCCTAAGCCCCATGCTTATGATATCAAGCTGAACCGCAAAGTACAGGCCCTGGCCCGTGTTTCTGCGCTGTCGGCCAAAGCCCAGGAGAACGCGATCGTGGTTGTGGAGGATATCCAAATGGAAACCCCCAAGACCAAGAATTTTGTAGGCATCCTCAGCAACCTGAAGGTAGCCGACAAAAAAACGCTCTTCATCATGCCCGATTACAACGATAACCTTTACCTCAGCATGCAGAACGTGCCTACCGTATTGGGACTCCTGAACCGGGAACTCAACACCTACGATCTCGTTAATTCCGAAGTACTGGTGTTCACTGAAAGCGCGGCCAAACTCTATTCCGAAGCAACCGTTGAAGCTTAA